The genomic window CGGGTCGTTCGCGCGGCTCAGCCGATGGTGCCGGTCGCCGTGGTCGTCCCACTGAGTCGCTCAACGGCATCCTGCATGTGCGCGACGATCAGCCGGTCGGTGATCGCGGGGTCTCCCTCGGCGAAGGACCGGGCGATCGCCTCGTGCTCCCCGACCCGGGTCTCCGGGACCGTGTAGGTCGCCGCGAGCGCGTGGATGCACATCCGCGTCTCGGTCAGCAGGGTGTCGTGAATCCTGTGCAGCCGAGGGCTCTGCGCCGCGTCCACGAGGGTGCGGTGGAAGGCGATGTCGGCGTTGGTGAACGCCGCCGTGTCGCGCGCGTGCGCCGCACGCGCCATGTCTGCGGTGATGCCGAGCAGGTCGACCGCGGCCGACCCGGGGTCGAGCCGGTGGACCTGGGCGGCAGCGGTCCGCTCGACTGCCTCTCGCGCGAGATACATGTCGGCGACGTTCTCGGGGGTCATCTCAATGACAAACAGGCCACGGTTGCGGATCGAGATGAGCAGTCCCTCCTGGGTCAGGCGCTGCAGCCCCTCGCGCAGCGGACCACGGCTGACGCCCAGCTGGCTGGCATAGGCGGCCTCGCCGAGCTGACTGCCCGGTGCGATCTGCCCGCTGGCGATGGCCTCGCGCACCCGGGAGGCGATCATGCTGGGAGTCGACTCCTGGGGCAGTGGTTCGACCTGTCCCGGATCGGCCTTGCTCATGACGACGTCCGGGTGGGGACAAAGAGGGCTCCGAGTCCGGGCAGCCGCGGCACCGGCCCGAGGAGCCGCAACCCCTCGTGGACCGTCACCTGGTTGGCGGTGAGCACCGGCATCCCGGCCGTGCCTTCCAGGTCCTCGATCCAGGACAGAGTGTGCATCGCGGTGTCCGGCACCAGGACCGCCTGGGCGTCGCGGCGTTCTGCCCCCTCCACGATCGCCATCACCTGCTCGCGCCCGAGGGTCCCCACCTCGGCCGCCGTCACGATGTCGTGACTGCCCATCGCGGTCACCTCGATGCCGCCCCGCCTCAGGAACGTCACGAAGTGCTCGGCCACATCGTGCGGATAGGACGCCGCGACCGCCACCCGCTCCGCGCCCAGCGACCGACAGGCCTGGACGAAGGCCAGCGAGGTCGAGGAGGTGGGCAGTCCGGTCAGGTCACTGAGGGCCGCCACCTGCTCGTGCGCCCCGTCCCAGCCGAAGACGAAGCTGCCGCTGGTGCAGGCCCACATCAGGGCATCGAGTGAGTGCCTCTCCTGCAGGCTGCGGGCACCCTCCGCCAGCCGGTCGGTGCCACCGAGGTCCAGCAGGGCGTCCACCCGGTGGGCATCCTCACCGACCGAGGTGTGGACCAGCGGCAGCCGCAGCTCGGCGTCCGGCGCGTCCTGGCGCAGACGCGTCTCCAGACGGGGGTAGTCGTCCTCGGCGCTGTGGCCGGGATACAACAGTCCGATGGTGGCCATGAGCCGCCTCCTGGGGCGCGAGTCAGATTGTCGACAATACTAGGCTGCCGGGCCACCCAGGAGGCGCAGCGCGGCCAGCGCATAGCAGCGCGCCGCCACCACCAGCTCGTCCACGCCGACGGACTCGTCCGCGCGGTGTGCCTGGACATTGACCGAGCCCGGGCCGAGCACCAGCACCGGCACGTCCCACCGCTGCGCCACGTGGCCCCCGTCGCAGG from Ornithinimicrobium cryptoxanthini includes these protein-coding regions:
- a CDS encoding GntR family transcriptional regulator; its protein translation is MSKADPGQVEPLPQESTPSMIASRVREAIASGQIAPGSQLGEAAYASQLGVSRGPLREGLQRLTQEGLLISIRNRGLFVIEMTPENVADMYLAREAVERTAAAQVHRLDPGSAAVDLLGITADMARAAHARDTAAFTNADIAFHRTLVDAAQSPRLHRIHDTLLTETRMCIHALAATYTVPETRVGEHEAIARSFAEGDPAITDRLIVAHMQDAVERLSGTTTATGTIG
- a CDS encoding maleate cis-trans isomerase family protein, whose amino-acid sequence is MATIGLLYPGHSAEDDYPRLETRLRQDAPDAELRLPLVHTSVGEDAHRVDALLDLGGTDRLAEGARSLQERHSLDALMWACTSGSFVFGWDGAHEQVAALSDLTGLPTSSTSLAFVQACRSLGAERVAVAASYPHDVAEHFVTFLRRGGIEVTAMGSHDIVTAAEVGTLGREQVMAIVEGAERRDAQAVLVPDTAMHTLSWIEDLEGTAGMPVLTANQVTVHEGLRLLGPVPRLPGLGALFVPTRTSS